CGTCCCCCTATCTCAAGACCGGCGGTCTCGGCGATGTATCCGAGGCGCTCCCCCTTTCGCTCGCTTCGCTCGGCATGAACGTGCGCATCGTTACACCGCATTATCGCGCATTCGATTCATACATCCGCAACAACGCCGTCGCGGTACGAAGGCGCATCCCGATAGCCGTCATGCTCGCCGGGGAGTACATCGCAGCAGCGGCAGTGGAAACGATACATCCCTCCGATGAGCGCATCACGGTCTGGTCCATCGAATGCCCGGTGTATTTCGATCGACCGGGGCTGTACGGCGAGAGCGGACGGGATTACCCCGACAATGCCGAACGTTTCATCTTCTTCAACAAGGCCTGCATAGAGCTTATCCGCATATGCGCCGAACGCGGTGAATGGACGCCCGATGTCGTGCACTCCAATGACTGGCACACGGCGGTGATAGCATTCTACATCACGAAAGTATACTCCTCTATGCGGCCGTTCGATCGCATGGGTACGGTGTTCACGATACACAATCTCGCCTATCAGGGTGTGTTCTCATCGCTCGATTATCCCCTGCTCGGGGCCGACTGGGCACATTTCACCGACAGCAGGATGGAACATTTCGGCAATATCAATTTCATGAAATCGGGCATTGCCTGTGCACATGCGGTGACCACGGTAAGCCCGACCTATGCCCGCGAGATACTTTCCGACGATCAGGGATTCGGTCTCGCGGAATTCATCAGGCATCACCGAAAAAAGCTCACCGGCATCCTGAACGGCGCGCGTTATGAAACATGGTCGCCCGAAAAAGACACGCTTATCCCTTCGCAGTACAGCGCACGGGACCTCTCGGGGAAGATCGCCTGCAAAAAAGAGCTCTGCTCCCAGTTCGGCATCCCGTACCAGGAGGGTACGCCCGTCATCGGCATCGTGAGCCGGCTTACGATGCAAAAGGGCCTTGAGCTCGTGCTTGCCGCAATGAGCGATATACTGCGCCGCACTGTCGTCCTTGTCGTTCTCGGCGTCGGCGATATCAAATACGAAGCTTCGTTCAGCGCCTGGCGCACGATACGCCCCTCACGCGTCGGCGTTCATCTCGCATTCAGCGACGAGCGCGCCCATCTCGTCGAAGCGGGAAGCGATATGTTCCTCATGCCCTCGCTTTTCGAACCCTGCGGCCTCAATCAGATGTATTCCCTGCGCTACGGCACCGTACCGATAGTACGCTTCACCGGCGGGCTTGCCGACACCATTATCGATCGGGACAGTGACAGCAAAGAGGCGAACGGGTTCACCTTCCGTGAGTTCACGCCGCAGGCGCTTCTTGCAGCGATAGACCGCGCACTTGCCGTGTACAACGATGGACCGTCATGGAAAAAGCTCATGATGAACGGCATGCGCACGTCATTCTCGTGGGATGACGCTGCAGCGCAGTATAGCAAGGTCTATGCGCAGGCAAAAAACGCCGCAGCACTTCGTAAAAATAAAAAACGAACGGCAGGAAAGCCGAAGAAAAACCGTAAACAATAATTCCACCACAGAGCTCACAGAGAAAAAACTGAGATTATATGAAGAGATTTTTAAGACCGGTATTTCCGTTGGACCAAACAAAACCGCATCTTCTCTGTGCTCTCCGTGGTTCTATTTCCCTTGGACAACAGGATTCTTCATCCGCCAGCCGTACAGAAAGACAGCGGCCGCCGTCGATACATTGAGCGAATCGAAACCGCCGTAGTGCTCGATACGAACGCGGAAATCCGCCTTCTCATAGAGCTTCTGACGTACACCGCCATGTTCGCTCCCCATGATGAGCACGGACGGCGTATCGAATTTCGCATCGGCGAGCGGGATATCGCCCTTGCCGTCGGCGGCGTATATCCAGAAACCGAGGTCCTTGAGCTCGGCAA
This is a stretch of genomic DNA from Spirochaetota bacterium. It encodes these proteins:
- the glgA gene encoding glycogen synthase GlgA — translated: MNVLFVTAEASPYLKTGGLGDVSEALPLSLASLGMNVRIVTPHYRAFDSYIRNNAVAVRRRIPIAVMLAGEYIAAAAVETIHPSDERITVWSIECPVYFDRPGLYGESGRDYPDNAERFIFFNKACIELIRICAERGEWTPDVVHSNDWHTAVIAFYITKVYSSMRPFDRMGTVFTIHNLAYQGVFSSLDYPLLGADWAHFTDSRMEHFGNINFMKSGIACAHAVTTVSPTYAREILSDDQGFGLAEFIRHHRKKLTGILNGARYETWSPEKDTLIPSQYSARDLSGKIACKKELCSQFGIPYQEGTPVIGIVSRLTMQKGLELVLAAMSDILRRTVVLVVLGVGDIKYEASFSAWRTIRPSRVGVHLAFSDERAHLVEAGSDMFLMPSLFEPCGLNQMYSLRYGTVPIVRFTGGLADTIIDRDSDSKEANGFTFREFTPQALLAAIDRALAVYNDGPSWKKLMMNGMRTSFSWDDAAAQYSKVYAQAKNAAALRKNKKRTAGKPKKNRKQ